One genomic segment of Brassica napus cultivar Da-Ae chromosome A3, Da-Ae, whole genome shotgun sequence includes these proteins:
- the LOC106443738 gene encoding F-box/kelch-repeat protein At4g38940, with the protein MSENMKQSPEMLLSPLIPSLPDDVTIDIVARVPRSHYPTLSLVSKSFRNLIASSKLYKRRSQLGITQRRLYAVLRNRNTGEFSFYVLHRKLNGYNRLVVVRSLPFMSSRGSCVSVGSKVYVFNDLSVLSFDCTSHTVQRGPNFPQRMSYKEVNVIGKKVYVIGDAFCHYVQGTGWMKVWQKAVTVFDTETESLEPKLVHEDMAVGVGPFWSDSVVLEDKIYLKGYMNGNSFVYGPEEREWELMDEVMNSKDWEGACVVDGVLYYHDRSGKVLRAYDPKQGCWSVVNGLEEFLAVETGRSRLSITVNYGAEKLALFFPKKQYGEKMICCAEIGLERRQGGEIWGKVQWCHIVIGDGPFDMVECVSVTV; encoded by the coding sequence ATGTCTGAAAACATGAAGCAATCTCCCGAGATGCTGCTGTCTCCTCTGATTCCGTCGCTTCCAGACGACGTCACCATCGATATCGTAGCTCGTGTGCCCAGAAGCCACTACCCGACACTCTCCCTCGTCTCCAAGAGTTTCAGGAATCTCATCGCCTCGTCTAAGCTCTACAAGAGACGATCTCAGCTAGGCATCACCCAACGCCGTCTCTACGCCGTCCTCCGCAACCGCAACACCGGTGAGTTCAGTTTCTACGTCCTCCACCGTAAACTCAACGGCTACAACCGCTTGGTCGTCGTCCGGTCACTTCCTTTCATGTCTTCCCGTGGAAGCTGTGTCTCGGTTGGTTCGAAGGTGTACGTGTTCAACGACCTCTCAGTGCTCAGCTTTGACTGCACCTCTCACACGGTTCAGCGCGGACCCAACTTTCCTCAGCGGATGTCTTATAAAGAGGTTAACGTCATCGGGAAGAAGGTTTATGTGATTGGTGATGCGTTTTGTCATTACGTCCAGGGGACCGGGTGGATGAAAGTGTGGCAGAAGGCAGTGACGGTCTTTGATACAGAAACGGAGTCGTTGGAGCCTAAGTTGGTACATGAAGACATGGCTGTAGGTGTAGGTCCCTTTTGGTCTGATTCTGTTGTGTTGGAGGATAAGATTTACCTGAAAGGTTACATGAATGGTAATTCTTTTGTTTATGGACCAGAGGAAAGGGAATGGGAATTGATGGACGAGGTGATGAACTCTAAGGACTGGGAGGGTGCCTGTGTGGTTGATGGCGTCTTGTACTATCATGATCGTTCCGGGAAGGTTCTGAGGGCGTATGATCCGAAGCAAGGCTGTTGGAGTGTTGTTAATGGTTTGGAGGAGTTTTTGGCTGTGGAGACTGGTCGTTCAAGGTTGTCCATAACGGTGAACTACGGTGCGGAGAAGCTGGCTCTCTTCTTTCCTAAGAAACAGTACGGCGAGAAGATGATTTGCTGTGCGGAGATTGGTTTGGAAAGGCGTCAAGGAGGAGAGATTTGGGGTAAGGTGCAGTGGTGTCACATTGTCATTGGCGATGGGCCTTTCGACATGGTGGAATGTGTCTCTGTCACGGTTTGA
- the LOC106443740 gene encoding F-box/kelch-repeat protein At4g38940-like codes for MSENMEQPLSPSLPDDVIIDIVARVPRSYYPTLSLVSKSFRKLIASPTFYKRRSFLGITQHRIYAVLRNRKTRDDFSFYILHRKLKCSNRLVIVGSRTLHHMCSRGSYVLVGSKVYGFNDLHALSIDCTSHTSQPISDIPQLMTNKVANVIDKKIYLIGGSFLPDESGSREAWKNAVAVFDTETQSWECKLVKEDMHVGLGPFWSDSMVMEGKIYLKDYSHSNFFAYEPEERKWELMDKVLNYHKWVGACVVDDVLYYHDCFDMVLKAYDPKQRCWSVVNGLKDFLAVETAHSVRSEAVSYGEKKLALFFHKNNDGKEVMCCAEIALERRQGGEIWGHKESCDVVFEDGMFDMVKFVSVTV; via the coding sequence ATGTCTGAAAACATGGAGCAGCCTCTGAGTCCGTCGCTTCCAGATGACGTCATCATTGACATCGTAGCTCGTGTGCCCAGAAGCTATTACCCGACTCTCTCCCTCGTTTCCAAGAGTTTCAGGAAACTCATTGCCTCTCCTACGTTCTACAAGAGGCGATCCTTCCTAGGCATCACCCAACACCGCATCTATGCCGTCCTCCGCAACCGCAAAACTCGTGATGATTTCAGTTTCTACATTCTCCACAGGAAACTCAAATGCAGTAACCGCTTGGTCATCGTCGGATCACGTACACTTCATCACATGTGTTCCCGTGGAAGCTATGTCTTGGTTGGTTCAAAGGTGTACGGGTTTAACGATCTCCATGCGCTCAGCATTGACTGCACCTCTCACACGTCTCAGCCCATCTCTGACATTCCTCAGCTCATGACTAATAAAGTTGCTAATGTCATCGACAAGAAGATTTACCTGATTGGTGGTTCCTTTTTGCCGGATGAAAGTGGGTCGCGGGAAGCGTGGAAGAATGCAGTCGCGGTGTTTGATACAGAAACACAATCATGGGAGTGTAAGTTGGTAAAGGAAGACATGCATGTAGGTCTTGGTCCCTTTTGGTCTGATTCTATGGTGATGGAGGGTAAGATTTACCTGAAAGATTACAGCCACAGCAACTTTTTTGCTTATGAACCAGAGGAAAGGAAATGGGAATTGATGGACAAGGTGTTGAATTATCATAAATGGGTGGGTGCGTGTGTGGTTGACGATGTCTTGTACTATCACGATTGTTTCGATATGGTGTTGAAGGCGTATGATCCAAAGCAGAGGTGTTGGAGTGTTGTCAACGGTTTGAAAGATTTTTTGGCCGTGGAGACTGCCCACTCAGTTAGGTCCGAAGCGGTGAGCTATGGCGAGAAGAAGCTGGCTCTCTTCTTTCATAAGAACAATGACGGCAAAGAGGTCATGTGCTGTGCAGAGATTGCTTTGGAAAGGCGCCAAGGAGGAGAGATTTGGGGTCACAAGGAGTCGTGTGATGTTGTGTTTGAGGATGGGATGTTTGACATGGTCAAATTTGTTTCTGTTACCGTCTGA
- the LOC106438473 gene encoding F-box/kelch-repeat protein At4g38940 isoform X2, with product MSELMELSVSPLIPSLPDDVTLDIVARVPRSHYPTLSLVSKKFRKLIASPKLYKRRSQLGITQHRLYAFLRNRNTGDCRFYILHRKLNSRNRLVIVRSLPPVSYRGSFVSVGSKVYVFNDVDALCIDCASHTAQAIPDMPQRFSATPMPSKVANVIDGKVYLIGDSRFTSDHGMSWRKTVMVLDSETQVWEPVMMKEDMWVGALWSDAVVLEDKICMKGHRNANSFVYEPKEKKWELMDEVLNSKHWESACVVDDLLYYHDCSEKALRAYDPKQSRWSVVYGLDEFLASECAQSKWPNTVKCGEKKLALFFPKKHDGKQVICCAEIALERRQDGEVWGKMESCDVVIEDGPFDMVKCVSVTV from the coding sequence ATGTCTGAATTAATGGAGCTGTCAGTGTCTCCTCTGATTCCGTCGCTTCCAGACGACGTCACTCTTGACATCGTAGCTCGTGTGCCCAGAAGCCACTACCCGACACTGTCCCTCGTCTCCAAGAAGTTCAGGAAACTCATTGCCTCTCCTAAGCTCTACAAGAGGCGATCTCAGCTAGGCATCACCCAACACCGTCTCTACGCTTTTCTCCGCAACCGCAACACGGGAGACTGCCGTTTCTACATCCTCCACCGAAAACTCAACTCTAGAAACCGCTTGGTCATCGTCCGATCGCTTCCTCCCGTGTCTTACCGTGGAAGCTTTGTCTCGGTGGGTTCGAAGGTGTACGTGTTCAACGATGTTGATGCCCTCTGCATTGACTGTGCCTCCCACACGGCGCAGGCCATCCCTGACATGCCTCAGCGCTTCTCGGCGACTCCCATGCCTAGTAAAGTTGCTAATGTCATCGACGGGAAGGTTTACCTGATCGGTGATTCCCGTTTCACTTCTGATCATGGGATGTCGTGGAGGAAAACAGTGATGGTGCTTGATTCAGAGACGCAAGTGTGGGAGCCGGTGATGATGAAAGAAGACATGTGGGTTGGTGCTCTTTGGTCTGATGCGGTGGTGTTGGAGGATAAGATTTGCATGAAAGGTCACAGGAATGCTAATTCTTTTGTTTACGAgccaaaggaaaagaaatggGAGTTGATGGACGAGGTGTTGAACTCTAAGCACTGGGAGAGTGCGtgtgtggttgatgatctcctCTACTATCACGATTGTTCAGAGAAGGCGTTAAGGGCGTATGATCCAAAGCAGAGCCGCTGGAGTGTTGTCTACGGTTTGGATGAGTTTTTGGCGTCCGAGTGTGCCCAGTCAAAGTGGCCCAATACTGTTAAGTGCGGTGAGAAGAAGCTGGCTCTCTTCTTTCCTAAAAAACATGACGGCAAGCAGGTCATTTGCTGCGCGGAGATTGCTTTGGAAAGGCGCCAAGATGGAGAGGTTTGGGGTAAGATGGAGTCGTGTGATGTTGTCATTGAGGATGGGCCGTTTGACATGGTCAAATGTGTGTCTGTCACGGTTTGA
- the LOC106443739 gene encoding 39S ribosomal protein L41-A, mitochondrial-like → MTLGLLSAIGRSFRRKRASSLDILSPKRAPRDFYKGKNCKPTGFHTKKGGYVVQSDKLPNYVIPDLTGFKLKPYVSQCPIEVNKTTEASQ, encoded by the exons ATGACGCTAGGGTTGTTATCAGCGATTGGAAGATCATTCCGGAGAAAGCGAGCGTCTTCTCTTGATATTCTCTCTCCCAAACGAGCTCCAAGAGACTTCTACAAGGGCAAAAACTGCAAACCTACTGGTTTCCACACCAAAAAAG GAGGATATGTCGTGCAGTCAGATAAATTGCCAAACTACGTAATCCCTGATCTCACCGGCTTTAAG CTGAAACCGTACGTGTCTCAGTGCCCTATAGAGGTCAACAAAACAACTGAAGCTTCCCAGTGA
- the LOC106438470 gene encoding F-box protein FBW2 produces the protein MEEEDGEFRQWDELIPDALGLIFSHLPLQEILTVVPRVCKAWNRAVTGPYCWQEIDIELWSNRCHQSDHLDRMLQMLILRSSGSLRKLSVTGLQNDSIFSFIAQHAGSLKTLKVPRSGLSNSGVVNVAEKLSSLTFLDLSYCCKLGPEAIQAIGRHCKSLIEFSRNMHPLDVASVDSHDDEADAIASTMPKLKRLEIAYHRVSTEGVLKILSSCVSLEFLELRGCWDVQLDNKFFKEKFPDMKVLGPRVIGFYDMINDWEDCCSDYFSDGSDYLAWEFLEDGEMGEFYEEDFEHGWDDHFYADSVNIDMEPHLWPPSP, from the exons atggaagaagaagatggtgagtTTCGACAATGGGATGAGTTAATCCCAGACGCTCTTGGGTTAATCTTTAGCCACTTACCACTTCAAGAGATCCTAACAGTGGTGCCTAGGGTTTGCAAAGCATGGAACAGAGCTGTAACCGGACCTTATTGCTGGCAAGAGATAGACATTGAGCTATGGAGTAACCGTTGCCACCAGTCCGATCATCTCGATCGAATGCTTCAGATGTTGATCCTCAGGAGCTCTGGCTCTTTGCGCAAACTCTCCGTCACTGGCCTTCAAAATGACTCCATCTTCTCCTTCATTGCTCAACA TGCTGGTTCGCTTAAGACCTTGAAGGTGCCGAGAAGTGGTCTGAGCAATTCAGGTGTTGTCAACGTAGCCGAAAAGCTTTCATCTCTCACGTTCTTGGACTTGAGCTACTGCTGCAAACTCGGCCCGGAGGCGATACAAGCCATAGGCAGACACTGCAAATCCCTGATAGAGTTCTCAAGAAACATGCATCCCTTGGACGTAGCGAGCGTCGACTCACACGACGATGAAGCTGATGCGATCGCCAGCACGATGCCGAAGCTGAAGCGGTTAGAGATCGCGTACCACCGAGTCAGCACAGAAGGAGTCCTCAAAATCTTGTCCTCTTGCGTTTCTCTCGAGTTCTTGGAACTTAGAGGGTGTTGGGACGTGCAACTAGATAACAAGTTCTTCAAGGAGAAGTTTCCGGATATGAAAGTGTTGGGTCCACGCGTTATCGGATTCTACGATATGATAAATGACTGGGAGGATTGCTGCTCGGATTATTTCTCAGATGGGTCTGATTACTTGGCTTGGGAGTTTCTTGAGGATGGTGAGATGGGAGAGTTTTATGAAGAAGATTTTGAGCATGGTTGGGACGATCATTTCTATGCGGATAGTGTGAATATAGACATGGAACCGCATCTTTGGCCGCCATCTCCTTGA
- the LOC106438474 gene encoding isoamylase 3, chloroplastic has product MLASPSYSRAASRFPPALHSSGNVFTGFIPIRRVTGAQVCTRRSTLKVTCRRARERVIEEESSQMAETNKQSFKVSSGEKSPLGVSQVDKGINFALFSHNATSVTLCLSLPQSDKEDDVDVVELVLDPSINKTGDTWHICVEDLPLRNVLYGYRVDGSGEWNQGHRFDRSILLLDPYAKLVKGRSFFGDSSQKFAQFYGTYDFETSPFDWGDDYKFPNIPEKDLVIYEMNVRAFTADESSGIDPSIAGSYLALIEKIPHLLDLGINAVELLPVFEFDELELQRRPNPRDHMVNTWGYSTVNFFAPMSRYASGEGDPIKASKEFKEMVKALHSAGIEVILDVVYNHTNEADDKYPYTTSFRGIDNKIYYMLDPNNQLLNYSGCGNTLNCNHPVVMELILDSLKHWVTEYHVDGFRFDLASVLCRDTDGSPLSAPPLIRAIAKDSVLSRCKIIAEPWDCGGLYLVGKFPNWDRWAEWNGMYRDDVRRFIKGDCGMKGSFATRVSGSSDLYQVNQRKPYHGVNFIIAHDGFTLRDLVTYNSKHNEANGEGGNDGCNDNYSWNCGSEGETGDAHIKSLRVRQMKNFHLALMISQGTPMMLMGDEYGHSRYGNNNSYGHDTALNNFQWKELDTKKESHFRFFSELIKFRHSHHVLKHENFLSKGEITWHEDNWDNSESKFLAFTLHDGVNGQDVYAAFNAHDYFVKALIPLPPSGKQWFRVADTNLESPDDFVKEGVAGVAEAYNVASFSSILLKSM; this is encoded by the exons ATGCTCGCCTCACCTTCTTATTCCCGCGCTGCTTCCCGTTTTCCCCCGGCGCTGCACTCCTCCGGCAATGTCTTCACCGGCTTCATTCCCATACG GAGAGTGACCGGAGCTCAGGTTTGTACCCGTCGTTCAACGCTTAAGGTCACTTGTCGACGCGCACGAGAGCGCGTGATAGAGGAAGAATCATCTCAAATGGCGGAAACTAATAAACAGTCCTTCAAAGTTTCCTCTGGCGAGAAGTCTCCTCTTGGTGTCTCCCAAGTTGATAAAGGAATCAACTTCGCTCTCTTCTCTCACAACGCTACTTCTGTCACACTCTGCTTATCACTTCCTCAGAG TGATAAGGAAGATGATGTGGATGTTGTGGAGTTGGTTTTGGATCCCAGCATAAACAAAACTGGAGACACGTGGCACATTTGTGTTGAG GATTTGCCACTCAGAAATGTTCTTTATGGTTACCGTGTTGATGGTTCTGGAGAATGGAACCAAGGGCATCGCTTTGACCGTAgcattctgcttctggatcctTATGCAAAGCTTGTTAAAGGCCGGAGCTTTTTTGGAGATAGTAGCCAGAAGTTTGCTCAGTTCTATGGAACTTATGACTTTGAGACCTCTCCATTTGACTGGGGAGATGACTACAAGTTCCCTAACATCCCTGAG AAGGATCTTGTTATTTATGAAATGAATGTTCGTGCTTTTACTGCGGATGAGTCCAGTGGGATTGATCCATCTATAGCAGGAAGTTACCTCGCTCTCATTGAGAAG ATACCACACCTTCTGGATCTGGGTATTAATGCAGTGGAGCTATTGCCAGTCTTTGAGTTTGATGAACTGGAGCTTCAGAGGCGTCCTAATCCTAGAGATCACATG GTTAACACATGGGGTTACTCGACAGTTAACTTTTTTGCTCCAATGAGTCGTTATGCTAGTGGTGAGGGAGATCCTATTAAAGCCTCCAAAGagtttaaggaaatggtcaaagcCTTACATTCTGCTGGTATAGAG GTTATTTTGGACGTAGTTTATAATCATACCAATGAAGCTGATGATAAGTACCCTTATACCACTTCATTTCGTGGCATAGACAATAAG ATTTATTACATGCTTGATCCAAACAACCAACTGCTTAACTATTCCGGCTgtg GAAATACACTGAACTGTAACCATCCTGTTGTTATGGAGCTAATATTAGATAGCTTAAAGCACTG GGTCACGGAGTATCATGTGGATGGTTTCCGATTTGATCTTGCTAGTGTGTTGTGCCGGGACACAGATGGATCTCCACTCAGTGCTCCCCCACTCATAAGG GCAATCGCGAAAGATTCTGTTCTCTCAAGATGTAAAATAATTGCAGAGCCTTGGGATTGTGGAGGATTATATCTTGTCGGGAAGTTTCCAAATTGGGACAG gTGGGCTGAGTGGAATGGGATGTACAGGGATGATGTTAGAAGATTTATCAAG GGTGACTGTGGTATGAAAGGAAGCTTTGCTACTCGGGTTTCAGGATCTTCTGATCTTTACCAG GTTAACCAGCGGAAGCCTTACCACGGTGTAAATTTCATAATTGCGCATGATGGATTCACATTGCGAGATCTTGTAACATACAATTCTAAG CACAATGAAGCCAATGGAGAAGGAGGAAATGATGGATGTAACGACAATTATAGCTGGAACTGTGGTTCGGAAG GGGAAACTGGTGATGCTCACATCAAGTCCTTACGTGTTCGACAAATGAAGAATTTTCATTTAGCTTTGATGATTTCTCAG GGAACACCAATGATGCTAATGGGAGACGAATATGGACACTCCCGATATGGTAATAACAATAGCTACGGACATGATACTGCTCTCAACAATTTCCAGTGGAAAGAG CTCGACACAAAGAAGGAGAGCCATTTCAGGTTCTTTTCAGAGTTGATCAAGTTCCGACATTCACACCATGTACTCAAGCACGAAAATTTCCTCAGCAAA GGCGAGATTACGTGGCATGAAGATAATTGGGACAATTCTGAGAGCAAGTTCCTAGCTTTCAC GCTCCATGATGGTGTAAACGGCCAAGACGTCTATGCGGCTTTCAACGCCCATGACTACTTTGTCAAGGCTCTGATTCCACTGCCACCGTCGGGAAAGCAATGGTTCCGTGTG GCTGACACAAACCTCGAGTCACCGGATGATTTTGTAAAGGAAGGTGTGGCAGGCGTGGCTGAGGCATACAATGTGGCTTCATTCTCTTCCATCCTTCTCAAGTCCATGTAA
- the LOC106438473 gene encoding F-box/kelch-repeat protein At4g38940 isoform X1: MHLLSPFKYTATSVRLLYSRVIFNMSELMELSVSPLIPSLPDDVTLDIVARVPRSHYPTLSLVSKKFRKLIASPKLYKRRSQLGITQHRLYAFLRNRNTGDCRFYILHRKLNSRNRLVIVRSLPPVSYRGSFVSVGSKVYVFNDVDALCIDCASHTAQAIPDMPQRFSATPMPSKVANVIDGKVYLIGDSRFTSDHGMSWRKTVMVLDSETQVWEPVMMKEDMWVGALWSDAVVLEDKICMKGHRNANSFVYEPKEKKWELMDEVLNSKHWESACVVDDLLYYHDCSEKALRAYDPKQSRWSVVYGLDEFLASECAQSKWPNTVKCGEKKLALFFPKKHDGKQVICCAEIALERRQDGEVWGKMESCDVVIEDGPFDMVKCVSVTV; the protein is encoded by the exons ATGCATCTTCTCTCTCCCTTCAAGTACACAGCTACAAGTGTTCGTCTCTTGTACTCTCGA GTCATCTTTAACATGTCTGAATTAATGGAGCTGTCAGTGTCTCCTCTGATTCCGTCGCTTCCAGACGACGTCACTCTTGACATCGTAGCTCGTGTGCCCAGAAGCCACTACCCGACACTGTCCCTCGTCTCCAAGAAGTTCAGGAAACTCATTGCCTCTCCTAAGCTCTACAAGAGGCGATCTCAGCTAGGCATCACCCAACACCGTCTCTACGCTTTTCTCCGCAACCGCAACACGGGAGACTGCCGTTTCTACATCCTCCACCGAAAACTCAACTCTAGAAACCGCTTGGTCATCGTCCGATCGCTTCCTCCCGTGTCTTACCGTGGAAGCTTTGTCTCGGTGGGTTCGAAGGTGTACGTGTTCAACGATGTTGATGCCCTCTGCATTGACTGTGCCTCCCACACGGCGCAGGCCATCCCTGACATGCCTCAGCGCTTCTCGGCGACTCCCATGCCTAGTAAAGTTGCTAATGTCATCGACGGGAAGGTTTACCTGATCGGTGATTCCCGTTTCACTTCTGATCATGGGATGTCGTGGAGGAAAACAGTGATGGTGCTTGATTCAGAGACGCAAGTGTGGGAGCCGGTGATGATGAAAGAAGACATGTGGGTTGGTGCTCTTTGGTCTGATGCGGTGGTGTTGGAGGATAAGATTTGCATGAAAGGTCACAGGAATGCTAATTCTTTTGTTTACGAgccaaaggaaaagaaatggGAGTTGATGGACGAGGTGTTGAACTCTAAGCACTGGGAGAGTGCGtgtgtggttgatgatctcctCTACTATCACGATTGTTCAGAGAAGGCGTTAAGGGCGTATGATCCAAAGCAGAGCCGCTGGAGTGTTGTCTACGGTTTGGATGAGTTTTTGGCGTCCGAGTGTGCCCAGTCAAAGTGGCCCAATACTGTTAAGTGCGGTGAGAAGAAGCTGGCTCTCTTCTTTCCTAAAAAACATGACGGCAAGCAGGTCATTTGCTGCGCGGAGATTGCTTTGGAAAGGCGCCAAGATGGAGAGGTTTGGGGTAAGATGGAGTCGTGTGATGTTGTCATTGAGGATGGGCCGTTTGACATGGTCAAATGTGTGTCTGTCACGGTTTGA
- the LOC106438471 gene encoding thylakoid lumenal 29 kDa protein, chloroplastic has protein sequence MGGVSFLSTVPSFTNINNRQQHLTLSSSHPSVLIRCCKTDPQVSDNTFSFHRRDVLKLAGTAVGMELIGNGFINHVDDAKAADLNQRRQRSEFQSKIKLTLSKAVKAKPELVPSLLTLALNDAMTYDKATKSGGANGSIRFSSEISRAENAGLSDGLALIEEAKKEIDSFSKGGPISYADLIQLAGQAAVKATFLASAIRKCGGNEEKGNLLYTAYGSSGQWSLFDRQFGRSDATEADPEGRIPLWGKATVQEMKDKFIAIGLGPRQLAVMSAFLGPDQAATEELLASDPQVAPWVQKYQRSRETVSQTDYEVDLITALTKLSGLGQQINYEAYTYPVERINLSKLKL, from the exons ATGGGAGGAGTTTCTTTCCTCTCCACTGTTCCCTCCTTCACCAACATCAACAATCGTCAACAACATCTCacactctcttcttctcatcCCTCT GTTCTCATTCGATGTTGCAAGACCGATCCTCAAGTTTCCGACAACACTTTTTCTTTTCACAGGCGAGATGTTCTCAAACTCGCCGGGACTGCTGTCGGAATG GAATTAATAGGTAACGGTTTCATTAACCATGTGGACGATGCAAAAGCTGCTGATCTGAATCAGCGTAGACAGCGATCAGAGTTTCAAT CAAAGATCAAGCTTACACTTTCAAAAGCGGTTAAGGCTAAACCggagcttgttccttctttacTTACTCTAGCTCTTAATGATGCTATGACTTATGATAAG GCTACAAAATCTGGTGGAGCCAATGGATCCATACGGTTCAG CTCGGAGATAAGCAGAGCAGAGAACGCTGGGCTTTCTGATGGGTTGGCTCTCATAGAGGAAGCGAAGAAGGAGATTGACTCGTTCTCAAAGGGTGGACCTATTTCATATGCAGATCTCATTCAACTAGCAG GGCAAGCAGCGGTGAAGGCTACATTTTTAGCATCAGCAATCAGAAAATGTGGTGGAAATGAAGAGAAAGGGAACTTACTCTACACAGCATATGGTTCAAGTGGTCAG TGGAGTTTGTTTGATAGACAATTCGGAAGGAGTGATGCAACAGAGGCAGATCCAGAAGGGAGGATCCCATTATGGGGAAAAGCAACTGTTCAAGAGATGAAAGATAAGTTCATTGCCATCGGATTGGGTCCTCGTCAG TTAGCTGTAATGTCTGCATTCTTGGGTCCTGATCAAGCCGCAACAGAGGAGCTTTTAGCTAGCGACCCACAAGTTGCACCATGGGTTCAGAAGTACCAACGAAGCCGCGAAACTGTATCTCAGACAGATTACGAG GTTGATCTGATTACTGCGTTGACAAAGCTAAGTGGTCTAGGACAACAAATCAACTATGAGGCATACACATATCCTGTCGAGCGGATCAACCTAAGCAAACTCAAGCTATGA